One region of Mangifera indica cultivar Alphonso chromosome 3, CATAS_Mindica_2.1, whole genome shotgun sequence genomic DNA includes:
- the LOC123211559 gene encoding uncharacterized protein LOC123211559, which produces MLFCHADGKSLSILLEPLGKFQNWFGLKMNHAKSNIFFGGISKEDIDKLRDIAKIDEGKLPIRYLGVPLVSIELSIDDCQPLIEKILGSELNYNKTKVAWDVVCLPKDKGGLVIMRSSDWNKAAILRHLWNLANKDKYSIWVEWTYKVLLKGKNVWEIDIPNDCSWCWRDILKLRDVARKHIRVDIGNGENCSLWFESWHHLGPIARRWPASNSQALLELKNSVLNPPRGGEDKVILGNGVHGTFSIKKAWDTTRRRNSKVDWYNIVWYHHHIPKHAILVWVAILGIIQDATCRLCNSATESLDHLFFSCSFTNEIWSRLMRRCSLNPAQGD; this is translated from the exons ATGTTATTTTGTCATGCTGATGGTAAATCCCTCTCCATTCTTCTTGAGCCGCTTGGTAAGTTCCAAAATTGGTTTGGGTTGAAGATGAACCATGCTAAGAGTAATATTTTCTTTGGAGGTATAAGCAAGGAGGATATAGACAAACTCAGAGATATTGCTAAGATTGATGAAGGAAAACTTCCTATTAGATATTTGGGGGTGCCTCTTGTCTCAATTGAGCTTTCCATTGACGATTGCCAACCTCTTATAGAGAAGATTTTGG GGAGTGAGCTTAATTATAACAAAACCAAGGTGGCTTGGGATGTGGTTTGCCTTCCTAAGGATAAAGGTGGTTTAGTCATCATGAGGTCTAGTGACTGGAACAAGGCTGCAATTTTAAGACACCTTTGGAACCTCGCTAACAAGGATAAATATTCTATTTGGGTAGAGTGGACTTACAAAGTCCTCCTCAAAGGAAAAAATGTTTGGGAGATCGACATCCCCAATGATTGCTCTTGGTGTTGGAGGGACATCCTCAAACTAAGAGATGTTGCTAGAAAACATATTAGAGTGGATATTGGTAATGGCGAAAATTGTAGCCTTTGGTTCGAAAGTTGGCACCATTTGGGGCCAATAGCTAGAAG ATGGCCCGCTTCAAACTCTCAAGCTTTACTTGAGCTTAAGAATTCAGTGTTGAATCCTCCTAGAGGAGGAGAGGACAAAGTCATTTTGGGGAATGGAGTGCACGGAACTTTTAGCATAAAGAAGGCTTGGGATACTACTAGGAGGAGAAATTCCAAAGTAGATTGGTACAATATTGTATGGTACCACCACCACATTCCCAAGCATGCCATTTTGGTGTGGGTAGCCATTCTTGGAATTATTCAAGATGCCACGTGCCGCTTATGTAACTCAGCCACAGAGTCCCTGGATCATTTGTTCTTCTCTTGTTCTTTCACCAACGAAATATGGAGCCGTTTGATGAGGAGATGCAGCCTCAATCCTGCCCAAGGAGATTGA
- the LOC123212421 gene encoding membrane protein PM19L, whose product MAQTVGRNIAAPLLFLNMIMYLIVLGFASWCLNRFINGQTNHPSFGGNGATMFFLIFSISAAVIGVTSKLVGAYHIRAWRSDSLASAGSSSLVAWALTALAFGLACKEIDIGGHRGWRLKVLEAFIIILTFTQLLYLVLLHAGLFSSRYGPGYRDTDYGVGTGGVDPAGHKGGGAVAGSRV is encoded by the exons ATGGCTCAGACTGTGGGAAGAAATATAGCGGCTCCATTGTTGTTCCTCAACATGATTATGTATCTTATCGTTCTCGGGTTTGCTAGCTGGTGTCTTAACAGGTTCATTAATGGCCAAACTAATCACCCCA GTTTTGGAGGAAATGGTGCAACAATGTTCTTTCTGATATTTTCTATATCGGCCGCCGTTATTGGGGTAACTTCAAAGCTGGTGGGAGCCTACCACATCAGAGCCTGGAGAAGTGACAGTCTCGCTTCGGCAGGATCGTCTTCTTTAGTGGCATGGGCCTTGACTGCACTAGCTTTTGg GTTGGCTTGCAAGGAGATAGACATAGGAGGGCACAGGGGGTGGAGACTGAAGGTGCTGGAGGCATTTATCATAATCCTAACATTCACTCAACTTCTGTATCTCGTATTGCTTCATGCTGGCTTGTTTAGCAGCAGATATGGACCAGGTTACAGAGACACCGACTATGGCGTGGGGACGGGGGGTGTGGATCCAGCAGGGCACAAGGGAGGCGGTGCAGTGGCTGGCTCTAGGGTTTGA